One window of Deltaproteobacteria bacterium genomic DNA carries:
- a CDS encoding CbbQ/NirQ/NorQ/GpvN family protein, with amino-acid sequence MAKSEQAPQYRIEEYVIKEPPYYVPCADEIEIFEAAYRQRVPVLLKGPTGTGKTRFVEYMAWKLGQPLTVVKDGAESHPNGAVPLVTVACHEDLTASDLVGRYLLDANGTRWIDGPLTRAVKVGGICYLDEVVEARKDTTVIIHPLTDHRRLLTIDKLGEVVEAADSFLLVVSYNPGYQNVLKDLKHSTRQRFVALDFQFPSPDREAKIIDHESGVGAETALQLATLGHKVRNLREHGLKEAASTRVLIYAARLIKQGIAARRACHVAVTWGITDDPQVQRSLEEVVAAIFP; translated from the coding sequence ATGGCCAAGAGCGAGCAAGCCCCACAATATCGCATCGAAGAATACGTTATCAAAGAGCCGCCGTATTACGTGCCGTGCGCCGACGAGATCGAAATTTTTGAGGCCGCTTACCGTCAGCGAGTGCCAGTGCTGCTCAAAGGCCCGACGGGGACGGGCAAGACGCGCTTTGTCGAATACATGGCATGGAAGCTGGGGCAGCCGCTGACCGTGGTCAAAGACGGTGCCGAGTCTCATCCCAACGGCGCGGTACCGCTGGTGACAGTCGCGTGTCATGAAGACTTGACGGCCAGCGATCTGGTTGGCCGTTATTTGCTCGACGCCAACGGCACGCGCTGGATCGACGGGCCGCTTACACGGGCGGTCAAAGTCGGCGGCATCTGCTACCTCGACGAGGTGGTCGAGGCGCGCAAAGACACCACCGTAATCATCCATCCGCTGACCGACCATCGGCGTTTGCTGACCATCGATAAGCTCGGCGAAGTGGTGGAAGCCGCGGATAGTTTTCTGCTGGTGGTTTCGTACAATCCCGGTTATCAAAACGTGCTGAAGGACTTGAAACACTCGACGCGGCAGCGCTTCGTTGCGCTGGATTTTCAGTTTCCAAGTCCCGACCGTGAAGCCAAGATCATCGACCACGAATCCGGCGTCGGTGCGGAAACCGCTTTGCAATTGGCAACGCTAGGTCACAAGGTGCGTAACCTGCGCGAACATGGCTTAAAAGAAGCGGCGAGCACGCGCGTGTTGATCTACGCCGCGCGTTTGATCAAGCAAGGGATCGCCGCGCGCCGCGCCTGCCATGTCGCCGTCACGTGGGGAATCACCGACGACCCACAGGTGCAAAGAAGTTTGGAAGAAGTGGTCGCGGCAATTTTTCCGTAG